CCTTTTCTGTGGGCTCACCCTCCTCAGACGCAATTGTGAAAACCTCGGGTGGCCCAGCGGTCACGTTAGGGCCGATTCCAGGCTGTGTGCCGGAGAAAACTGCCTTCTCCACGAGGTCGGGGTATGTCCAGGAGACGTATTGAGCCACGCCGCCTCCGAGAGAGAACCCGAACGCgacaactttgtcaaggtcTAAAGCATTGACGAGGGCCACGGCGTTGTTACCCATCTGCTCCACGGAGCTTGGAACCTCGCCTTCGCTGTGGCCGACGCCGATATCATCGAAGAGGATCACCTCTCGGTACTGGGCGATGTAGTTGAACAGCAGAGGATCGGTAACATCCATGGCGGCCCGCAGATGGTTGAAGTATAGGACAGGGTTGCCACCACGCTTGCCGAATCGTCTATAGGCGAGCTTGGTACCGTTCAGACTGACGAATTCGGTCCGAGCATTCTGTGCCAACGACGCCGGCGGGTCAACGAGTGAAGTCAAGGAAGTCAAGTGCTTGTCATATTGCGCGCTGGGGTAACTTGTCAGCAAATTGAAATCGACGCTGCACAGGTGCAAGCCCTACTTCAGCTTTGCCATGGCGGAAGCCACAAGGGCTGAGAGAACAGCGGCGTGAAATCTCATGTTGGTTAGTCTTGTAAAGAGTAAGATGTACAATGTTAAAGTCGATTGTTGTTGAGAGTGATGAAGCATATCATACCAGGCGTCCAAGGCGTGTTTAAATAGACGTGTTCGGCCGAACCAGCCGTTGCCTGACAGGATTCGGATACTATACAGCACCACCGGTATGATTTCATGAATAGTTACGGGGCAATCGGCCCCACGATGCCCACCGCCGTTGTCTTCTACAGAGTCAAACACCTGTCCTGTAGCAATGCTATGATTGGAGGGTTATTTCTTAACATGGCAGCTGGCTCGGGGAGCGCCAAAAGCCGTTCTCGAGTCGGTACATCCGGAGCCGGAGTCGGGTTCTTCTAGAATGCCCGACTAGCTAACTATTCTAAGGAAAGCCGTTTAGAGTTTTAGACAAGCATACTCAGTATGGGCATCGTGCACGTTCTGACAGGGGTCAGATGGCCACACATCGGCTCCGAACGTATGAGATTGACAGACTGATTAGTGATCCTGTTAACTTCTCGCCGACATTAAGTCATGTCGGTCCGCACGCACTTCtactattaattatattattacaGCAGTGGGTGTTTGCTAATTGCCGCGTTGCGGAGTTGCGGAGCCCTTTCATCGATCATTAATACAAAATCCATCATCCAAGATGATTAATCGAATCGACCCTCGTCTGAGACATAGCCTCGTGTGTGAATCCGAACTGCTGCTGGCATTGGTTGACTTTGAAGTGGAGGCTTCACTCGAAAGGAGAAAGTCTGTCCAGACTGAGGccccatcgccatcttggGAGGGGGTAAAGCCGGGGCCGGGTCGGGAGCTCTTTGGCCTTCAGGATTGGTCGTTTTTGTAATGGGCTTCCCTTCAGCATCCACAGTTGCGACAGTGATGGGAGCCTGCATCGGATTACTTGAGGCCTCGAGCATCTTGTTGTAGAAGTCGATGTCCATGGTCAGCGACGTGATCCTCTCGTTCATGACTTCGAGGGCGTTTGTAGGATCCGAGCCGCGAGCCTGCGAGGCCGCCATCTGGGCATCGAGAAGGGCATCGTTGGCAGTCGCAACGTTGGCCTGGTTCTGCAGACACTTTGCTTGCATGTCTTTGAGAGAGCTCCACTGCTCGGGGCTCAATTTCGGCTCAGAGATCTTCTCAAGAGCTGCGTTCAACTCCGTCATATTGGTGTCGGTGAGTCCCTTGATGGCAGCAGTCTTGTTTTGGGCATTCTTGGATACTACATCAAAGTACATCTGAATGTAGCTGATGGCGTTGTCTCCGTAACCTTTGGCCATGTTCACTTGGGCAGTTCGAAGGGCGTTGCTTGCATCTGTTGCGGCCTTCTCCAACGCTTTGATGTCCTGGCGCCCGTTAACAAGCGCGTCGCGGCGCATGATGAGAATCGTCCGCTCCTTGGTAGCGTTCTGAAGCTGCGTGCGTGTGTAGTCGACATTGGAGAGCAGGTTTTCGGGACGGAGGTTGGTGCTGAGGTACTTGGCCCAGTTGTTTGGTGTGGACGAGACGGGGTAGATGTCCTCGGTGCCATCGATGCTGCGAGTAACCGAAGCCCTGAGACTCTCCTTGGCTCTATGCAAGCTTTCGCTGGCGGTCTCAATATCGAGGTACGAGATGTACTTCCTCACACGATGATCTGAGATGAGATATGTTAGTACCTGGTGCAGCCACATGTCTCTAGTTGGCGAACTTACGCTGTCCCCGGACAAGTAGCACAGACCAAAGTCCCTCCAGCTTGGCATCAATGACGGGTGCATACGTGATAAGGAGTCCTGGAATGGGTGTTAACTCCAAGTTATCGCACAAACCTTCAATTGATGAGGCTAGGACTTACTGTCATATGCATTCCATCTGTTCTGGGTAGCATTGTCATCCGGCCTGGAGTCGTTCTTGAACTTCGTCTCAACGTTGGCGAGTGCAAGTGAGGGATGAAGAAATTGACCTTCTAGCAGTTGCTCGGTTTTATCACAAGTGTATTTCCAGGGCATGCCACGTCGTCGAGAGATCATTGGTAGTACTGAAGATATCGACCTCCACCCGCCCTGTGATCCTCAGATTCTGTCTCCGCCTCTGTACCACAGTAGCGAAAGTAAGGAGCTCCAAAGGGTCTGTCTTGTCATTCACGTCTTCCAGAGAGGCCATCAGTCACAGGAGACTGGGTCAGCACCGCAAAACGACATAACCTAGAGCCCTACCCTTGTTGGGACTACTGATATGCTACTGCCCTGACCCTATATCCCATTGCCACTCCTGATCCAGCATATCTACCATATGGTCCAACTCGAGCCCTTCCGCCCAAGCATAAAAGTCATCCTCCATAAATTCTGGTAACTTGCCTGTCTCTGTAGCAGAAGCGTCTTCATTCTGGCCTGAAAGCTGACAGCTCGCCTCATATATCCGCCTGACCACATCCCGCGAACAACGCGCTGTGAGCGACCAATCTTCCATTGCCTCGAGGACTTCCAAAGTTTTTTCGATCTGGGCCTGCCAATCAGCGACAGATGGACTCTGCGGCTGCCACAAGATACTGAGTAGAGGTATCATTGCTGCCTGATAAAGCAACCAGACCGCATTCCATCCTGACATCTGATGCTTCGTCCAGCCACTCGCCACATCATCAATAGTCTGTCTCGCAAGTTC
This window of the Fusarium keratoplasticum isolate Fu6.1 chromosome 3, whole genome shotgun sequence genome carries:
- a CDS encoding AB hydrolase-1 domain-containing protein; this translates as MRFHAAVLSALVASAMAKLNAQYDKHLTSLTSLVDPPASLAQNARTEFVSLNGTKLAYRRFGKRGGNPVLYFNHLRAAMDVTDPLLFNYIAQYREVILFDDIGVGHSEGEVPSSVEQMGNNAVALVNALDLDKVVAFGFSLGGGVAQYVSWTYPDLVEKAVFSGTQPGIGPNVTAGPPEVFTIASEEGEPTEKAMLKLFFETTETSLAAGRDWFKRRIDRRVKGEELSGSVLEPGVTAQLKAISDFTADPRNFGKLKDIKVPVLVTNGKNDIMAPTINSFILQQELFNATLHVYPDSGHGHLFQFPKQYAQALQQFLDG